From one Streptococcus oralis genomic stretch:
- the queD gene encoding 6-carboxytetrahydropterin synthase QueD, with protein sequence MFFAPKEIKQETGESLIYNPHRTLVSKEFTFDAAHHLFHYEGKCKSLHGHTYHLQIAVSGFLDERGMTYDFGDIKAIYKNYIEPHLDHRYLNETLPYMNTTAENMVYWIFQTMSQELPDERNLRLEYVRLYETPTAFAEFRREWLDD encoded by the coding sequence ATGTTTTTTGCTCCCAAAGAAATCAAACAGGAAACTGGGGAATCTCTTATCTACAATCCTCACAGAACCTTGGTATCAAAAGAGTTCACCTTCGATGCTGCCCACCACCTCTTTCACTATGAGGGAAAATGCAAGTCCCTGCACGGCCACACTTATCATCTGCAAATTGCTGTCAGTGGATTTTTAGATGAACGGGGTATGACCTACGACTTTGGAGATATCAAAGCGATCTACAAGAACTACATAGAACCCCACTTGGATCATCGCTATCTCAATGAAACCCTGCCTTATATGAACACGACTGCTGAAAATATGGTTTACTGGATTTTTCAAACCATGAGCCAAGAGTTGCCAGACGAGCGCAATCTCCGTTTGGAATATGTTCGTCTCTATGAGACTCCGACTGCCTTTGCGGAGTTTAGACGGGAGTGGTTAGATGACTAG